The following are encoded in a window of Arthrobacter woluwensis genomic DNA:
- a CDS encoding FAD-binding dehydrogenase, which translates to MDADVIVVGHGLSGLVAARELARAGKRVIILDQQGPQDLGGQAWWSFGGLFLVDSPEQRRLRVKDSFDLAWRDWQGSAAWDRTDGPGDQDAWAQRWGRAYVEFATSEKRVWLREAGIELTPVVGWAERGDGHVGGHGNSVPRFHIAWGTGTGVVSPFAAAAHAAVEDGATTLLHRHKVRGLLVEGGAVVGVQGDLLADDAGPRGAAGPDGTVGTFELRAQAVVLASGGIGGNHRLVRQFWPARLGTPPREMITGVPAYVDGSMYGPAEAAGARLVNRDRMWHYTEGIRNWDPVWPAHGIRILPGPSPLWLDALGRRLPAPGLPGHDTLGTLRLLRNTPDLAEHDHSWFIVSRSILAKEFALSGSEQNPDITHRDRKLLLKTRLGGGIPGPVQAFVDHGPDFVSADSVAALARGMSRIAPEAPVGPEALMDVIRQRDAEFRNAFSKDAQAQSVHNARRYLGDRLVRVARPHLFLDEAGHPRDGLVAVKLHVLTRKSLGGMQTDLASRVLGEDGHPVPGLYAVGEAAGFGGGGAHGYNALEGTFLGGCIFTGLKAGRDLAGRL; encoded by the coding sequence ATGGACGCTGACGTCATCGTGGTGGGCCACGGATTGTCCGGACTGGTCGCGGCGCGGGAACTCGCGCGGGCCGGCAAGCGCGTGATCATCCTGGACCAGCAGGGGCCGCAGGACCTCGGGGGACAGGCCTGGTGGTCCTTCGGCGGACTCTTCCTGGTGGACAGCCCCGAACAGCGCCGACTCCGCGTCAAAGACTCCTTCGATCTCGCCTGGCGCGACTGGCAGGGGAGCGCCGCGTGGGACCGGACGGACGGTCCGGGCGATCAGGATGCCTGGGCTCAGCGCTGGGGCCGGGCCTATGTCGAATTCGCGACGAGCGAGAAGCGGGTCTGGCTCCGGGAGGCCGGCATCGAGCTGACTCCTGTGGTGGGCTGGGCCGAGCGGGGCGACGGGCACGTGGGCGGCCATGGGAACTCGGTCCCTCGCTTCCACATCGCCTGGGGCACCGGGACCGGCGTCGTCTCGCCGTTCGCAGCGGCAGCCCACGCCGCCGTCGAGGACGGCGCCACGACGCTGCTGCACCGGCACAAGGTGCGCGGGCTGCTCGTGGAGGGCGGCGCCGTCGTCGGGGTGCAGGGCGATCTGCTGGCCGACGACGCCGGGCCGCGCGGGGCGGCCGGCCCGGACGGGACGGTGGGGACGTTCGAGCTGAGGGCGCAAGCGGTCGTGCTCGCAAGCGGCGGGATCGGCGGGAATCACCGGCTGGTGCGCCAGTTCTGGCCCGCACGGCTGGGCACTCCGCCGCGCGAGATGATCACCGGGGTTCCCGCGTATGTGGACGGCAGCATGTACGGGCCGGCCGAAGCCGCCGGAGCCCGCCTCGTGAACCGGGACCGGATGTGGCACTACACGGAGGGCATCCGCAACTGGGACCCGGTGTGGCCCGCCCACGGCATCCGGATCCTGCCGGGGCCCTCGCCGCTCTGGCTCGACGCGCTCGGACGGCGCCTGCCGGCGCCGGGACTTCCCGGCCATGACACGCTCGGCACGCTCCGCCTGTTGCGCAACACCCCGGACCTCGCGGAGCACGACCACTCCTGGTTCATCGTCAGCCGGAGCATCCTGGCGAAGGAGTTCGCGCTGTCCGGCTCGGAGCAGAACCCGGACATCACTCATCGGGACCGTAAGCTCCTGCTCAAGACCCGCCTGGGCGGGGGGATCCCTGGGCCGGTCCAGGCCTTCGTGGACCACGGACCGGATTTCGTCTCCGCGGATTCGGTGGCGGCTCTCGCGCGGGGCATGAGCCGGATCGCCCCGGAGGCGCCCGTGGGCCCGGAGGCCCTCATGGACGTCATCCGGCAGCGGGATGCGGAGTTCCGGAACGCGTTCTCCAAGGACGCCCAGGCCCAGAGCGTTCACAACGCGCGACGGTACCTGGGGGACCGGCTGGTGCGGGTGGCCAGGCCGCACCTCTTCCTCGACGAGGCGGGTCATCCGCGGGACGGGCTCGTGGCCGTGAAGCTGCACGTCCTGACCCGGAAGAGCCTGGGCGGGATGCAGACGGATCTCGCCTCCCGCGTGCTCGGTGAGGACGGTCATCCCGTGCCCGGCCTGTATGCCGTGGGGGAGGCCGCCGGGTTCGGCGGCGGGGGCGCCCACGGGTACAACGCCCTCGAAGGAACCTTCCTGGGCGGCTGCATCTTCACGGGCCTGAAGGCCGGACGGGACCTCGCCGGGAGGCTGTGA
- a CDS encoding ABC transporter permease has translation MLLMMVPGIVFLLLFFYIPIFGNVIAFQDYQPYLGIPDSEWVGWQNFVDLFHNPDFLHALWNTLYLAAWQLVFLFPVPLVLALIVDSLMSMRVRRIFQSIAYLPHFLSWVLVIALFQQMLGGAGFVNNTLRQFGMDPIPFMTNPDTFPVLVVAQMIWKDAGWAMIIFLAALASIDVSLYEAAAADGAGRWRRMWHITLPGLRPVIVLLLILRIGDILSVGFEQFILQRDAVGAGAAEVLDTFTYYTGVVGGGWSSGAAAGLAKGLVSLLLIWGANSLAHKFGEDGIFARKVG, from the coding sequence ATGCTGCTCATGATGGTGCCCGGCATCGTCTTCCTGCTGCTGTTCTTCTACATCCCGATCTTCGGCAACGTGATCGCCTTCCAGGACTACCAGCCCTATCTCGGCATCCCGGACAGCGAGTGGGTCGGCTGGCAGAACTTCGTGGACCTGTTCCACAACCCGGACTTCCTGCACGCGCTCTGGAACACGCTGTATCTGGCCGCCTGGCAGCTCGTGTTCCTCTTCCCGGTGCCGCTCGTGCTCGCGCTGATCGTGGACTCGCTCATGAGCATGAGGGTCCGCCGCATCTTCCAGAGCATCGCGTACCTGCCGCACTTCCTGTCCTGGGTCCTGGTGATCGCCCTGTTCCAGCAGATGCTCGGTGGCGCGGGCTTCGTGAACAACACGCTGCGCCAGTTCGGGATGGACCCCATCCCGTTCATGACGAACCCGGACACGTTCCCCGTGCTGGTGGTCGCCCAGATGATCTGGAAGGACGCCGGCTGGGCCATGATCATCTTCCTGGCGGCGCTCGCGAGCATCGACGTCTCCCTCTACGAGGCGGCCGCCGCGGACGGCGCCGGCCGCTGGCGGCGGATGTGGCACATCACGCTGCCGGGGCTGCGACCCGTGATCGTCCTGCTGCTCATCCTCCGGATCGGTGACATTCTGTCGGTCGGCTTCGAGCAGTTCATCCTCCAGCGCGACGCCGTCGGCGCCGGCGCCGCCGAAGTGCTGGACACCTTCACCTACTACACCGGCGTGGTGGGCGGGGGCTGGAGCTCCGGCGCCGCCGCGGGTCTCGCCAAGGGGCTCGTCAGTCTCCTGCTCATCTGGGGCGCCAACTCCCTGGCCCACAAGTTCGGCGAGGACGGGATCTTCGCCAGGAAGGTCGGCTGA
- a CDS encoding isopenicillin N synthase family dioxygenase — protein MALETLPILDFSRLSAGPEEAARFRDDLRDAMHEVGFLYLSGHGVPQELTDAILDISRRFFELPEEQKLALENIHSPQFRGYTRMGGELTAGEVDWREQIDVGVDREAVPAGDGVADYWRLEGPNLWPEALPEMRGIVTEWMDRLSEISLELLRALALSLGAPEDTFDEAFASRAFPVLKIVRYPGESDPDPKQGVGSHRDGGVLTLLLVEPGKGGLQVEHDGAWIDAPQVPGSFVVNIGEMLELATNGYLKATLHRVISPLRGTDRISVPFFYNPALDARMPQLAVSPEFQEKARGLSVDPNDSPILETYGDNALRYRVRAHPNVVAAQHPDLVKG, from the coding sequence GTGGCCCTCGAAACTTTGCCCATCCTCGATTTCTCCCGTCTGAGCGCTGGACCGGAGGAGGCCGCCCGCTTCCGCGATGACCTCCGCGACGCGATGCACGAGGTGGGATTCCTCTACCTCTCCGGCCACGGCGTCCCGCAAGAGCTGACGGACGCCATCCTCGACATCTCCCGGCGCTTCTTCGAGCTGCCGGAGGAGCAGAAGCTCGCCCTGGAGAACATCCACAGCCCGCAGTTCCGCGGCTACACCCGCATGGGCGGCGAGCTGACCGCCGGCGAGGTCGACTGGCGTGAGCAGATCGACGTCGGCGTCGACCGTGAAGCGGTTCCCGCCGGCGACGGTGTCGCCGACTACTGGCGACTGGAAGGGCCGAACCTTTGGCCCGAGGCGCTGCCCGAGATGCGCGGTATCGTCACCGAGTGGATGGACCGTCTGAGTGAGATCTCCCTCGAGCTCCTCCGTGCCCTGGCGCTGTCGCTCGGCGCACCGGAGGACACCTTCGACGAGGCCTTCGCCTCGCGGGCCTTCCCGGTCCTGAAGATCGTCCGCTACCCGGGCGAATCGGACCCGGACCCCAAGCAGGGCGTCGGATCCCACCGCGACGGCGGCGTGCTGACCCTGCTGCTCGTGGAGCCGGGCAAGGGCGGCCTCCAGGTGGAGCACGACGGCGCGTGGATCGACGCGCCGCAGGTGCCGGGGAGCTTCGTGGTCAACATCGGCGAAATGCTCGAACTCGCGACCAACGGCTACCTCAAGGCCACGCTGCACCGGGTCATCTCGCCGCTGCGCGGGACGGACCGCATCTCGGTGCCGTTCTTCTACAACCCGGCACTCGACGCGCGGATGCCTCAGCTCGCCGTCAGCCCGGAGTTCCAGGAGAAGGCCCGAGGCCTCTCGGTGGACCCCAACGACAGCCCGATCCTCGAGACCTACGGCGACAACGCCCTGCGCTACCGCGTGCGGGCGCACCCGAACGTCGTCGCAGCCCAGCACCCTGACCTCGTCAAGGGCTGA